A window from Pseudomonas sp. Tri1 encodes these proteins:
- a CDS encoding PAS domain-containing hybrid sensor histidine kinase/response regulator has translation MSLSSGLIAIVALAYMAIMFAIAFYGDRRSTPLPPRMRAWVYSLSLAVYCTSWTFFGAVGQAAEQLWSFLPIYLGPILLLVLAPWVLQKMVMISKQENITSIADFIAARYGKSQSLAVVVALICLVGVLPYIALQLKGIVLGVNLLIGAGADAMGTRAQDTALIVSLILALFTIVFGTRNLDATEHHRGMVLAIAFESLVKLFAFLAVGAFVTFGLYDGFDDLFNQAMLAPRLEQYWKETINWPSMVVQTGVAMMAIICLPRQFHVTVVENIEPQDLRLAKWVFPAYLALAALFVVPIALAGQMMLPSSVLPDSFVISLPLAQAHPALAMLAFIGGASAATGMVIVASVALSTMVSNDMLLPWLLRRNNAERPFEVFRQWMLSVRRVSIVVILLLAYVSYRLLGSTASLATIGQIAFAAVTQLAPAMLGALYWKQANRRGVFAGLATGIFLWFYTLVLPITAHSLGLSLSSFPGLAWLHGNPLNLPITPLTQGVVLSLAGNFTLFAWVSVLSRTRVSEHWQAGRFIGQEISARPSARSMLAVHIDDLLQLAARFVGEERARQSFIRFAYRQGKGFNPSQNADSEWIAHTERLLAGVLGASSTRAVVKAAIEGREMQLEDVVRIADEASEVLQFNRALLQGAIENITQGISVVDQSLRLVAWNRRYLELFKYPDGLISVGRPIADIIRYNAERGLCGPGEAEVHVARRLHWMRQGRAHTSERLFPNGRVIELIGNPMPGGGFVMSFTDITAFREAEKALTDANEGLEQRVAERTRELSQLNLALTEAKSTAEAAYQSKTRFLAAVSHDLMQPLNAARLFSAALSHQHEGLPSEARQLVQHLDSSLRSAEDLITDLLDISRLENGKINPDRKPFVLNELFDTLGAEFTALAQEQGLKFRVRGSRLRVDSDIKLLRRVLQNFLTNAFRYAKGPVLLGVRRRKGELCLEVWDRGPGIAEDKLQVIFEEFKRLDSHQTRAEKGLGLGLAIADGLCRVLGHTLRVRSWPGRGSVFSVSVPLASTQAVAPSPVAELNGHLPSGAQVLCVDNEDSILIGMNSLLTRWGCQVWTARNREECEHWLAQGGRPQLALVDFHLDDGETGTELMAWLRTRMGEPIPGVVISADGRPEMIAQVHAAGLDYLAKPVKPAALRALLSRHLPL, from the coding sequence ATGTCGTTGTCCAGCGGGCTGATCGCCATTGTCGCCCTGGCCTATATGGCCATCATGTTCGCCATCGCCTTCTACGGTGACCGGCGCAGCACGCCGCTGCCGCCACGCATGCGCGCCTGGGTCTACAGCCTGTCGCTGGCGGTGTACTGCACCAGCTGGACGTTCTTCGGTGCGGTCGGCCAGGCCGCCGAACAGCTCTGGTCCTTCCTGCCGATCTACCTCGGGCCGATCCTGCTATTGGTGCTGGCGCCGTGGGTCTTGCAGAAAATGGTGATGATCAGCAAGCAGGAGAACATCACCTCTATTGCCGACTTCATCGCCGCCCGCTATGGCAAATCCCAATCCCTGGCAGTGGTGGTCGCGCTGATCTGCCTGGTGGGCGTGCTGCCGTACATCGCCTTGCAACTCAAGGGCATCGTGCTCGGGGTGAACCTGCTGATCGGGGCCGGGGCCGACGCCATGGGCACCCGCGCCCAGGACACGGCGTTGATTGTCTCGCTGATCCTGGCGCTGTTTACCATCGTGTTCGGTACCCGCAACCTCGACGCCACCGAGCACCACCGCGGCATGGTGCTGGCGATTGCCTTCGAATCCCTGGTCAAGCTGTTCGCCTTCCTCGCCGTTGGCGCGTTCGTGACCTTCGGCCTTTACGATGGCTTCGACGATCTGTTCAACCAGGCGATGCTCGCACCGCGCCTGGAGCAATACTGGAAGGAAACCATCAATTGGCCGTCCATGGTGGTGCAGACCGGGGTGGCGATGATGGCGATCATCTGTCTGCCGCGGCAGTTCCACGTAACCGTGGTGGAAAACATCGAACCCCAAGACCTGCGCCTGGCCAAGTGGGTGTTCCCCGCCTACCTGGCCCTGGCCGCGCTGTTCGTGGTGCCCATCGCCCTCGCCGGGCAAATGATGCTGCCCAGCTCCGTGCTGCCGGACTCGTTCGTCATCAGCCTGCCGCTGGCCCAGGCCCATCCGGCCCTGGCGATGCTGGCGTTCATTGGTGGCGCCTCGGCAGCCACCGGCATGGTGATCGTGGCAAGCGTGGCGCTGTCCACCATGGTCTCCAACGACATGCTGCTGCCCTGGCTATTGCGCCGCAACAACGCCGAGCGGCCCTTCGAGGTGTTCCGCCAGTGGATGTTGTCGGTGCGGCGGGTGAGCATCGTGGTGATCCTGCTGCTGGCTTATGTCAGCTATCGGCTGCTGGGGTCGACGGCAAGCCTGGCGACTATCGGCCAGATCGCTTTCGCCGCCGTGACCCAATTGGCCCCCGCCATGCTGGGCGCGCTGTACTGGAAACAGGCCAACCGTCGCGGCGTATTCGCGGGCCTCGCCACGGGGATTTTCCTGTGGTTCTACACCCTGGTGTTGCCGATCACCGCCCATAGCCTGGGCTTGTCGTTGAGCAGCTTTCCGGGCTTGGCGTGGCTGCACGGCAACCCATTGAACCTGCCGATCACCCCGCTGACCCAGGGGGTGGTGCTGTCCCTGGCCGGCAACTTCACGTTGTTCGCCTGGGTGTCCGTGCTGTCGCGCACGCGCGTGTCGGAACACTGGCAGGCCGGTCGCTTCATCGGCCAGGAAATCAGCGCCCGACCCAGCGCCCGCTCGATGTTGGCGGTCCATATCGACGACCTGTTGCAACTGGCCGCACGCTTCGTCGGTGAAGAACGCGCGCGCCAGAGTTTCATCCGCTTTGCCTACCGCCAGGGCAAAGGCTTCAACCCGAGCCAGAATGCCGACAGCGAATGGATCGCCCACACCGAACGCCTGCTGGCTGGTGTGCTGGGGGCCTCTTCGACGCGGGCGGTGGTAAAGGCCGCGATTGAAGGTCGAGAGATGCAACTCGAAGACGTCGTGCGGATCGCCGACGAAGCGTCGGAAGTGCTGCAGTTCAACCGCGCCTTGCTGCAAGGTGCCATCGAGAACATCACCCAAGGCATCAGCGTGGTTGACCAGTCCCTGCGGCTGGTGGCGTGGAACCGTCGCTACCTGGAGCTGTTCAAGTACCCGGACGGTCTGATCAGTGTCGGTCGACCGATTGCCGACATCATTCGCTACAACGCCGAACGCGGCCTCTGCGGCCCTGGCGAAGCGGAAGTCCACGTTGCCCGGCGCCTGCACTGGATGCGTCAGGGCCGCGCCCACACCTCGGAACGACTGTTCCCCAACGGCCGGGTGATCGAGCTGATCGGCAACCCGATGCCTGGCGGCGGTTTCGTCATGAGTTTCACCGACATCACTGCGTTCCGCGAAGCCGAAAAGGCCTTGACCGACGCCAACGAAGGCCTGGAGCAACGGGTCGCCGAGCGTACCCGCGAATTGTCACAGCTGAACCTGGCGCTGACCGAAGCCAAAAGCACCGCCGAGGCGGCCTATCAATCCAAGACCCGCTTCCTGGCGGCGGTCAGCCATGACTTGATGCAACCGCTCAACGCCGCGCGCCTGTTCTCCGCCGCACTGTCCCACCAGCATGAGGGTTTGCCGAGCGAAGCCCGGCAACTGGTGCAGCACCTGGACAGCTCGTTGCGTTCGGCTGAAGACCTGATCACCGATCTACTGGATATCTCCCGTCTGGAGAACGGCAAGATCAACCCGGACCGCAAGCCATTCGTCCTCAACGAACTGTTCGATACCTTGGGCGCCGAGTTCACCGCGCTGGCCCAGGAACAAGGCCTGAAATTCCGCGTGCGGGGCTCGCGGTTGCGAGTCGACAGCGACATCAAGTTGTTGCGGAGGGTGTTGCAGAACTTCCTCACCAACGCCTTCCGCTATGCCAAGGGCCCAGTACTGTTGGGTGTCCGCCGACGCAAGGGCGAGTTGTGCCTGGAGGTCTGGGATCGCGGGCCGGGCATCGCTGAAGATAAGCTGCAGGTCATCTTCGAGGAATTCAAACGCCTGGACAGCCACCAGACCCGCGCCGAAAAAGGCCTGGGCCTGGGCCTGGCGATCGCCGACGGGCTGTGCCGCGTGCTCGGCCATACCTTGCGCGTGCGTTCCTGGCCGGGGCGCGGCAGTGTGTTCAGCGTCAGCGTACCGCTGGCCAGCACGCAGGCAGTCGCACCCAGCCCGGTGGCCGAACTCAACGGTCACTTACCCAGCGGCGCCCAGGTGCTGTGTGTCGACAACGAAGACAGCATTCTGATCGGCATGAACAGCCTGCTGACACGTTGGGGTTGCCAGGTGTGGACGGCGCGCAACCGTGAAGAATGCGAACATTGGCTCGCCCAGGGCGGTCGACCTCAATTGGCCTTGGTGGATTTTCATCTGGACGACGGCGAGACCGGTACCGAGTTGATGGCCTGGCTGCGCACGCGCATGGGCGAACCGATTCCGGGCGTGGTGATCAGCGCCGATGGCCGGCCCGAAATGATCGCCCAGGTGCATGCGGCGGGCCTGGATTACCTGGCCAAGCCGGTGAAGCCGGCGGCGTTGCGGGCGTTGTTGAGTCGGCATTTGCCGTTGTAA
- a CDS encoding MFS transporter has translation MSHPSQFTLLRTRRFLPFFITQSLGAFNDNIFKQSLILAILYKLTIDGDRSIWVNLCALLFILPFFLFSALAGQFGEKFAKDALIRLIKLGEIVIMAVGAVGFLFDHLSLMLVALFAMGTHSALFGPVKYSILPQALREDELVGGNGLVEMGTFLAILAGTIGAGIMMSSAHYAAVVASAIIGVAVLGYLASCSIPRAAAASPQMRLNWNIFSQSWATLKLGLGQTPAVSRSIVGNSWFWFVGAIYLTQIPAYAKEWMHGDETVVTLILTVFSVGIALGSMLCERLSGRKVEIGLVPFGSFGLTVFGLLLWWHSGGIPDSVDGHGWLEVLGFGHAWLVLIDILGLGIFGGFYIVPLYALIQSRTVENERARVIAANNILNALFMVVSAIVSIVLLSLAKLSIPQLFLVVSLLNIGVNAYIFKIVPEFSMRFMIWLLSHSMYRVEHRNLEAIPDEGAALLVCNHVSFVDALLIGGAVRRPIRFVMYYKIYNLPVLNFIFRTAGTIPIAGRQEDIHIYEKAFKRIAQYLKDGELVCIFPEGKLTGDGEINEFKSGLTRILQETPVPVIPLALQGLWGSFFSRDPAKGLFRRFWSRVTLVAGSAVAVETATPSQLQALVGELRGTVR, from the coding sequence ATGAGTCACCCTTCGCAGTTCACCTTGCTTCGCACACGGCGTTTCCTGCCGTTCTTCATCACGCAGTCCTTGGGCGCGTTCAACGACAACATATTCAAGCAGTCGCTGATTCTCGCCATTCTCTACAAGCTGACCATCGACGGCGACCGCTCGATCTGGGTCAACCTCTGCGCATTGCTGTTCATCCTGCCGTTCTTCCTGTTTTCGGCGCTGGCGGGGCAGTTTGGGGAAAAATTCGCCAAGGACGCGTTGATCCGTCTGATCAAGCTCGGCGAAATCGTCATCATGGCGGTGGGCGCGGTGGGTTTCCTGTTCGACCATCTATCGCTGATGCTGGTGGCGCTGTTTGCCATGGGCACGCATTCGGCGCTGTTCGGCCCGGTGAAATATTCGATCCTGCCGCAGGCCTTGCGCGAGGATGAACTGGTCGGCGGCAACGGTCTGGTGGAGATGGGCACGTTCCTGGCGATCCTCGCGGGCACCATCGGCGCCGGGATCATGATGTCCTCGGCGCATTACGCTGCGGTAGTGGCGAGCGCGATTATCGGCGTTGCCGTGCTTGGTTACCTGGCCAGCTGCAGCATTCCGCGTGCGGCGGCGGCCTCGCCACAAATGCGCCTGAACTGGAATATCTTCAGCCAATCCTGGGCCACCCTGAAACTGGGTTTGGGGCAGACCCCGGCGGTGTCCCGTTCGATTGTCGGCAACTCCTGGTTCTGGTTCGTCGGCGCGATTTACCTGACGCAGATCCCGGCCTATGCCAAAGAGTGGATGCACGGCGATGAAACCGTGGTGACCTTGATCCTGACTGTGTTTTCGGTGGGGATCGCCTTGGGTTCGATGCTCTGCGAGCGGCTCTCCGGACGTAAAGTAGAGATTGGCCTGGTGCCGTTTGGCTCGTTCGGGTTGACGGTGTTCGGACTGCTGTTGTGGTGGCATTCCGGTGGGATCCCCGACAGCGTCGATGGTCACGGTTGGCTGGAGGTGCTCGGCTTCGGCCACGCTTGGCTGGTACTGATCGACATCCTCGGCCTGGGTATCTTCGGTGGTTTCTATATCGTGCCGTTGTACGCGCTGATCCAGTCGCGCACCGTGGAAAACGAACGGGCGCGGGTGATCGCCGCCAACAACATTCTCAATGCGTTGTTCATGGTGGTCTCGGCCATCGTCTCCATCGTGTTGCTGAGCCTGGCAAAACTGTCGATCCCCCAGTTGTTCCTGGTCGTGTCGTTGCTCAACATCGGCGTCAACGCCTACATCTTCAAGATCGTCCCCGAGTTCAGCATGCGCTTCATGATCTGGCTGCTGAGCCATTCCATGTACCGCGTGGAGCATCGCAACCTGGAGGCGATTCCCGATGAAGGCGCTGCGTTGCTGGTCTGCAACCACGTGTCCTTCGTCGATGCCTTGTTGATTGGTGGTGCGGTGCGTCGGCCGATTCGTTTCGTGATGTACTACAAGATCTACAACCTGCCGGTGTTGAATTTCATCTTCCGCACAGCCGGGACGATTCCGATTGCCGGGCGTCAGGAGGACATTCATATCTACGAAAAGGCCTTCAAGCGAATCGCCCAATACCTGAAGGACGGTGAGTTGGTGTGCATTTTCCCTGAAGGAAAATTGACCGGTGACGGTGAGATCAATGAGTTCAAGAGCGGACTGACACGCATCCTCCAGGAAACCCCGGTGCCGGTGATTCCCCTGGCGTTGCAGGGCTTGTGGGGCAGTTTCTTCAGTCGCGACCCGGCCAAGGGGCTGTTTCGGCGGTTCTGGTCGCGGGTGACGTTGGTGGCGGGTTCGGCGGTGGCGGTCGAGACGGCGACGCCTTCGCAGTTGCAAGCGCTGGTGGGGGAGTTGCGCGGGACTGTCCGATAG
- a CDS encoding cupin: protein MKIIRSKSFTGERAWAALDIANMNGITTRLHWTDQPYKWHINDGQEVFVVLDGQVRMCYREDGVEKDALLDVGDIFYASVGTEHVAKPLGEARILVIETEGSI, encoded by the coding sequence TTGAAAATTATCCGCAGCAAATCCTTCACCGGCGAGCGGGCCTGGGCAGCGCTGGATATCGCCAACATGAACGGCATCACTACGCGCCTGCACTGGACCGATCAGCCGTACAAATGGCACATCAATGACGGTCAGGAAGTCTTCGTGGTGCTCGATGGGCAAGTGCGGATGTGCTATCGGGAGGACGGTGTGGAAAAAGATGCCTTGCTGGACGTCGGGGATATTTTCTACGCATCAGTGGGCACCGAGCACGTCGCCAAGCCGCTGGGAGAGGCGCGAATCCTGGTGATCGAGACCGAGGGTAGCATCTGA
- a CDS encoding bile acid:sodium symporter family protein codes for MRALAALSRFVGNTFAYWVLIFAVVAFVQPAWFIGLKGAIVPLLGLVMFGMGLTLKLDDFAEVARHPWRVALGVVAHFVIMPGVAWLLCQVFHLPPEIAVGVILVGCCPSGTSSNVMTWLARGDLALSVAIAAVTTLLAPLLTPALIWLLASAWLPVSFMELFWSILQVVLLPIVLGVVAQRLLGDKVRHAVEVLPLVSVVSIVIIVTAVVAASQAKIAESGLLIMAVVMLHNSFGFLLGYFTGHLFKLPLAQRKSLALEVGMQNSGLGAALASAHFSPLAAVPSALFSVWHNISGALLSTYFRRMSEKQDRETLAARQTAD; via the coding sequence ATGCGTGCATTGGCTGCATTGAGTCGCTTTGTCGGGAATACCTTCGCTTACTGGGTACTGATTTTCGCCGTCGTGGCATTTGTGCAGCCGGCCTGGTTCATCGGCCTGAAAGGCGCGATTGTGCCGCTGCTGGGGCTGGTGATGTTCGGCATGGGCCTGACCCTCAAGCTCGATGACTTCGCCGAAGTCGCACGCCACCCGTGGCGCGTGGCCCTTGGCGTAGTCGCACATTTCGTGATCATGCCCGGTGTGGCGTGGTTGCTCTGCCAGGTCTTCCACCTGCCGCCGGAAATCGCTGTCGGCGTCATTCTCGTGGGCTGCTGCCCAAGCGGCACCTCGTCGAATGTCATGACCTGGCTGGCTCGGGGCGACTTGGCCCTGTCAGTGGCCATCGCCGCCGTCACCACCCTGCTCGCTCCACTGTTGACCCCGGCGTTGATCTGGCTGCTGGCCTCGGCCTGGTTGCCGGTGTCGTTCATGGAGCTGTTCTGGTCGATCCTGCAAGTGGTGCTGCTGCCGATCGTATTGGGCGTGGTGGCGCAACGGCTGCTAGGGGACAAGGTACGGCATGCGGTGGAGGTGTTGCCGCTGGTGTCGGTGGTGAGCATCGTCATCATCGTCACCGCCGTGGTGGCCGCCAGCCAGGCGAAAATCGCCGAATCGGGCCTGCTGATCATGGCCGTGGTGATGCTGCACAACAGCTTCGGCTTTTTGCTCGGTTATTTCACCGGGCACTTGTTCAAGCTGCCCCTGGCCCAGCGTAAATCCCTGGCCCTGGAAGTGGGCATGCAGAACTCCGGCCTTGGCGCGGCGTTGGCCAGTGCGCATTTCTCGCCGCTGGCGGCGGTCCCCAGCGCGTTGTTCAGCGTCTGGCACAATATTTCCGGGGCGCTGCTCTCGACGTATTTCCGACGCATGAGTGAAAAACAGGACCGCGAAACCCTCGCCGCCCGGCAGACAGCCGACTGA
- the sugE gene encoding quaternary ammonium compound efflux SMR transporter SugE, producing MSWIILFFAGLFEVGWAVGLKYTDGFSRPLPTALTIAAMAISLGLLGLAMKELPLGTAYAIWTGVGAVGTVIAGIILFGESMALVRLASVVLIVAGLIGLKVSA from the coding sequence ATGTCCTGGATCATTCTGTTTTTTGCCGGCCTGTTCGAAGTCGGCTGGGCGGTCGGCCTGAAATACACCGACGGTTTCAGCCGCCCTCTTCCCACTGCACTGACAATCGCCGCCATGGCGATCAGCCTCGGCCTGCTGGGCCTGGCGATGAAGGAATTGCCATTGGGCACGGCCTATGCGATCTGGACCGGGGTCGGTGCCGTGGGCACGGTGATCGCCGGGATCATTTTGTTTGGGGAATCGATGGCGCTGGTTCGCCTGGCCAGTGTGGTGTTGATCGTTGCCGGGTTGATCGGGCTCAAGGTCAGCGCCTGA
- a CDS encoding TetR/AcrR family transcriptional regulator — protein sequence MAIKEGLRPGGRSARVQESIHSAVRALLQEQDRATLTVPQIAARAGVTPSTIYRRWGDLPALLADVAIARMRPDSEPANTGSLRGDLRAWAEQYLDEMSSEPGRNMMRDIQACATPGHCVGILSAQLQIILDRYPDEPNPGVERLINVVVAPTVFRILFATAPLAVEELYRLVDIALGQ from the coding sequence ATGGCTATTAAAGAAGGTTTACGCCCCGGCGGCAGAAGCGCCCGGGTCCAAGAGTCGATTCATTCGGCGGTCCGCGCCCTGCTGCAAGAGCAGGACCGCGCCACCCTGACCGTGCCGCAAATCGCCGCGCGCGCAGGCGTCACGCCGTCCACCATCTACCGTCGCTGGGGCGATTTGCCGGCGCTGCTGGCCGACGTCGCCATCGCCCGCATGCGCCCCGACAGCGAACCGGCCAACACCGGCAGCCTGCGCGGCGACCTGCGCGCCTGGGCCGAGCAGTACCTGGACGAAATGAGCTCCGAGCCCGGTCGCAACATGATGCGCGACATCCAGGCCTGCGCCACGCCGGGGCATTGCGTGGGCATCCTCAGCGCCCAGTTGCAGATCATCCTCGATCGCTACCCCGATGAGCCGAACCCTGGCGTCGAGCGGCTGATCAATGTGGTGGTGGCACCGACGGTGTTTCGCATCCTCTTCGCCACTGCGCCGCTGGCGGTCGAGGAGTTGTATCGGTTGGTGGATATCGCGTTGGGTCAGTAA
- a CDS encoding MFS transporter, translating to MSRPASTGASLIFLAITLLGFLAASSAPTPLYHLYQEHLQFSPAILTLIFGVYAFSLLAALLIVGSLSDYLGRKPVIFAALLLNMLAMLLFINANSVAWLIGARLIQGFATGMATSVLGAALLDFDRRQGPLITSVAPLLGMACGALGCGLLAEFAPLPLQLTYWILLGLFLAQAIYLWRLAESVSPQPGAWQSLRPTLHVPVQARRALWLVLPLNLAAWAVGGFYLSLAPSLVRAATGSTSNLIGGALVAVLTLTGALSIYTLRNQEADKMLRLSASLLVIGLALVLIAVHGGSLPLFFIGTLVTGSGFGAGFLGALRSIMPLALPHERAGLMSAFYVLSYLAFSLPSLLAGNLTRVFGLIPTTDGYGAVLIVLSVAALLGLSRQSVKPAGEGVRP from the coding sequence ATGTCTCGTCCAGCTTCGACCGGTGCCAGCCTGATATTCCTGGCGATCACCTTGCTCGGTTTTCTCGCCGCGTCCAGCGCGCCGACGCCGTTGTATCACCTCTATCAGGAACACTTGCAATTTTCCCCGGCGATCCTGACGCTGATTTTCGGTGTGTATGCGTTCAGTCTGTTGGCGGCTCTGCTGATTGTGGGCTCGCTGTCGGATTACCTGGGACGCAAGCCAGTGATCTTCGCGGCGCTGTTGCTCAATATGCTGGCGATGTTGTTATTCATCAACGCCAACAGTGTCGCCTGGCTGATCGGCGCCCGATTGATCCAAGGGTTCGCCACGGGCATGGCCACCAGTGTGCTTGGCGCTGCGTTGCTGGACTTCGACCGCCGACAAGGCCCACTGATTACCAGCGTCGCGCCCTTGTTGGGCATGGCGTGCGGGGCGTTGGGTTGCGGCCTGTTGGCTGAGTTCGCGCCGCTGCCCTTGCAACTGACGTATTGGATTCTGCTCGGGTTGTTCCTGGCCCAAGCCATTTACCTTTGGCGTCTGGCGGAGAGCGTCAGCCCGCAACCCGGTGCCTGGCAGTCGCTGCGTCCGACCTTGCATGTGCCGGTCCAGGCGCGGCGGGCCTTGTGGCTGGTGCTGCCGTTGAATCTGGCGGCCTGGGCAGTGGGCGGGTTCTATTTGTCCCTGGCGCCTTCCTTGGTGCGAGCCGCGACCGGGTCGACATCCAACCTGATCGGCGGTGCACTGGTGGCGGTATTGACACTCACCGGCGCGTTGTCCATCTACACGCTGCGCAACCAGGAAGCCGACAAAATGCTGCGCCTGTCCGCGAGCCTGTTGGTGATCGGCCTGGCGCTGGTACTGATCGCGGTACACGGCGGCAGCTTGCCGTTGTTTTTCATTGGCACGCTGGTGACCGGCAGTGGTTTCGGCGCCGGGTTCCTGGGGGCGTTGCGCAGCATCATGCCGCTGGCCTTGCCCCACGAGCGGGCCGGCTTGATGTCGGCGTTTTATGTCCTCAGCTACCTGGCGTTCAGCCTGCCATCGTTGCTGGCCGGGAATCTGACGCGGGTGTTCGGGTTGATTCCGACCACCGATGGCTATGGCGCGGTGCTGATCGTGTTGTCGGTCGCTGCATTGCTGGGGTTATCGCGTCAGTCGGTAAAACCGGCAGGCGAGGGTGTTCGGCCCTGA
- a CDS encoding TDT family transporter, whose protein sequence is MTCCTAKTRFRPLSHLPRPLEAIRQFTPNWFAVVMGTGVLALALAQWPANVSGLRLLGEGLWLFNILLFVVFTGLYAARWVLFFDEARRIFGHSTVSMFFGTIPMGLATIINGFLVFGLPRWGDGVLPLAEALWWIDVAMSLACGVLIPFLMFTRQEHRIDQMTAVWLLPVVAAEVAAASGGLLAPHLVDAHSQLVMLVTSYVLWAFSLPVAFSILTILLLRMALHKLPHENMAASSWLALGPIGTGALGMLLLGSDAPLIFAANGLTGVGEIAAGLGLVAGITLWGLGFWWMLMALLITVRYLRTGIPFNLGWWGFTFPLGVYALTTLKLADLLSLEFFRVFGCVLVAMLVVMWLIVGRRTLAGAWHGELFVSPCIAGLAK, encoded by the coding sequence ATGACATGCTGCACTGCCAAGACCCGCTTTCGACCATTGAGCCATTTGCCCAGGCCGCTGGAAGCCATTCGCCAATTCACACCCAACTGGTTCGCCGTGGTCATGGGGACCGGTGTGCTGGCGCTGGCCTTGGCGCAGTGGCCCGCAAATGTATCGGGCCTGCGCCTGCTGGGTGAAGGTTTGTGGTTGTTCAACATCCTGTTGTTCGTGGTGTTCACCGGTTTGTATGCGGCGCGTTGGGTGTTGTTCTTCGACGAGGCGCGACGGATTTTCGGCCACTCAACGGTTTCGATGTTTTTCGGCACCATTCCCATGGGCTTGGCGACGATCATCAACGGCTTTCTGGTATTCGGGCTGCCGCGCTGGGGCGACGGTGTGCTGCCGTTGGCCGAAGCGTTGTGGTGGATCGACGTGGCCATGTCCCTGGCCTGCGGCGTGCTGATTCCGTTCCTGATGTTCACCCGCCAGGAACACCGCATCGACCAAATGACCGCCGTGTGGCTGTTGCCGGTGGTGGCCGCCGAAGTCGCGGCGGCCAGTGGCGGGCTGCTGGCGCCGCATCTGGTCGACGCTCATTCGCAACTGGTCATGCTGGTGACCAGCTACGTGCTCTGGGCTTTTTCCCTACCGGTGGCGTTCAGCATCCTGACGATCCTGCTGTTGCGCATGGCCCTGCACAAACTGCCCCACGAAAACATGGCCGCCTCGAGCTGGCTGGCCCTCGGCCCGATCGGCACCGGCGCCCTGGGCATGTTGCTGCTGGGCAGCGATGCACCGTTGATTTTCGCCGCCAATGGCCTGACCGGCGTGGGTGAAATCGCCGCAGGGTTGGGGCTGGTGGCCGGCATCACGTTATGGGGGCTGGGGTTCTGGTGGATGTTGATGGCGCTGCTCATCACTGTGCGGTATCTGCGCACTGGCATTCCGTTCAACCTTGGCTGGTGGGGCTTTACCTTCCCCTTGGGCGTGTATGCGCTGACCACGCTGAAGCTGGCGGACCTGCTGAGCCTGGAGTTTTTCCGCGTGTTCGGTTGCGTGCTGGTGGCGATGCTGGTGGTGATGTGGCTGATCGTCGGGCGGCGTACGCTCGCGGGGGCCTGGCACGGTGAGTTGTTTGTGTCGCCGTGCATTGCGGGGCTGGCGAAATAA